In one window of Ruminococcus albus AD2013 DNA:
- a CDS encoding response regulator transcription factor: MVDILIVEDNKELCVLLCDFLRAEGYTVSTAESGEKALAFFEKYGARLVLLDINLPGIDGFAVCRRIREQSNTPILILTARIDREDKLNGLILGADDYIEKPYDIDILIAKVKGIFKRRLAMDDLTDGDITLDLTSGTVTKNDETLQMTAKEFELLRLFIENKGQTLTKEYIFNRIWGSDSESEIQTLTVHIKWLRQKIEPDPKEPKRILTVWGKGYRWEG; encoded by the coding sequence ATGGTAGATATTTTGATCGTTGAGGACAACAAGGAGCTCTGCGTTCTGCTGTGCGATTTTCTCAGGGCTGAAGGTTACACCGTCAGCACAGCTGAAAGCGGAGAAAAAGCTCTTGCGTTTTTTGAAAAATACGGCGCAAGACTTGTGCTTCTGGATATCAATCTTCCCGGTATAGACGGATTTGCCGTGTGCAGACGTATCCGTGAGCAGAGCAATACTCCGATACTGATACTGACAGCAAGGATAGACAGGGAGGATAAGCTGAACGGTCTTATACTCGGTGCTGATGATTACATTGAAAAGCCATATGATATCGATATCCTGATAGCAAAGGTCAAGGGTATATTCAAGCGGCGTCTTGCAATGGACGATCTTACCGACGGCGATATCACTCTCGATCTTACAAGCGGGACTGTCACCAAAAACGACGAAACACTGCAGATGACAGCTAAGGAGTTTGAACTGTTAAGGCTGTTCATCGAGAACAAGGGACAGACTCTTACCAAAGAATACATCTTTAATCGGATATGGGGTTCTGACAGTGAATCAGAGATACAGACCCTTACCGTACATATCAAATGGCTTCGTCAGAAGATCGAGCCCGACCCCAAAGAACCTAAGCGCATACTGACGGTCTGGGGAAAGGGCTACCGCTGGGAGGGCTGA
- a CDS encoding ABC transporter permease has product MYLRILKKDLKRKKTMNIILLLFVILSAMFAASSVNNILSVVNGLDYFFDKANMPDVFYATRGEKKSQYIEEFLQESEYVNEYRREDVIYLISSNLLRDGKNLCDLDRVGMLNNIDTVGINLFDSNDEMLSEVEKGKIYIAGQDIKKTDLETGDKITIKLGDVSKDFEFAGFIKDALYGSSMMSNPRYVINSEDYSVFAENETIKADFAGNMYYFDITDEKGFEDASAKNAPYLQLNFDKNLIRMTYIMDILVAAILMVLSIGLLVVSFVVLRFTIGFTISEEFREIGVMKAVGLKNSSIRGMYLVKYLGIAVLGASVGYAISVPFGAALLKSVSENMVLGSDNSVLIGIACCLAVVAMIMLFCWRCTSKINKFSPIDAVRNGQTGERFKKRSVMSLSKSKLGSTGFLSVNDILSAPKQYGLITFIFVLFTLLIMILTATANTIDSDSLLYLLSVKRSDVYLTDSERGMEIIGGLKTPDEASAEIEKILAENDMPGKVWAEPWYQLNVEYEGKNTNLSFLQCGKTDTTDYEYSEGTAPMYTNEVAFAEAAAKKIGIGIGDTVKITIDGSTDEYLVSALFQSFDQMGMVGRLHQDIEIKETSPSSIFAFQIDFDDHPSKEVIDERREKLKDIMNISIVEDSREFTKSSMGVGDTMSTVRDLALMLAVVIIVLISVLMERSFIAKERSEIALMKAIGFKERSVVAHHTLRFLVISILAVLISASLCVPFTKLTMDPIFGMLGVMNSVEYKFDIFSMFVIYPAVIIAVTVVSVLLTSLYTSKVRASDTSSIE; this is encoded by the coding sequence ATGTATCTGAGAATATTAAAGAAAGACCTGAAAAGAAAAAAGACAATGAACATCATACTTCTGCTGTTCGTGATACTTTCTGCAATGTTCGCGGCATCGAGTGTGAATAATATCCTGTCTGTGGTAAACGGATTGGATTACTTCTTCGATAAAGCGAATATGCCCGATGTGTTCTATGCGACACGCGGTGAAAAGAAATCACAGTATATCGAGGAGTTTTTGCAGGAGAGCGAATACGTCAACGAATACAGACGCGAGGACGTTATTTACCTCATATCCTCGAATCTGTTGCGTGACGGTAAAAATCTTTGTGATCTTGACAGAGTGGGTATGCTCAACAATATTGATACGGTGGGCATAAATCTTTTTGACAGCAATGACGAGATGCTGTCCGAGGTCGAAAAAGGAAAGATCTACATTGCGGGTCAGGATATCAAAAAGACAGATCTTGAGACAGGCGATAAGATAACCATAAAACTGGGAGACGTAAGTAAGGATTTTGAGTTTGCGGGATTTATCAAGGACGCTCTTTACGGTTCTTCTATGATGTCTAATCCGAGATACGTTATAAACAGCGAGGATTACAGCGTGTTCGCCGAGAACGAAACGATAAAGGCTGATTTTGCAGGAAATATGTATTATTTCGATATCACCGATGAGAAAGGGTTTGAAGATGCTTCTGCCAAAAACGCACCCTATCTTCAGCTGAATTTTGATAAGAACCTTATCCGAATGACTTACATCATGGATATACTGGTAGCGGCGATACTTATGGTGCTTAGTATAGGTCTGCTGGTAGTATCCTTTGTGGTACTAAGATTTACCATCGGCTTTACTATCTCGGAAGAATTCAGAGAGATAGGTGTAATGAAAGCGGTCGGTCTTAAAAACAGCTCTATCAGGGGAATGTATCTGGTGAAGTATCTTGGTATCGCGGTACTGGGTGCTTCTGTGGGATATGCTATAAGTGTACCTTTCGGTGCGGCACTTCTTAAAAGCGTCAGCGAAAACATGGTGCTTGGCAGTGATAACAGTGTGCTGATAGGTATAGCTTGTTGTCTGGCGGTAGTTGCAATGATAATGCTGTTCTGCTGGAGATGCACCTCGAAGATAAACAAGTTTTCTCCCATAGATGCTGTACGCAACGGTCAGACAGGTGAGCGATTCAAGAAACGCAGCGTTATGAGCCTTAGCAAAAGCAAGCTTGGCAGTACGGGTTTCTTATCCGTGAACGATATACTCAGCGCACCAAAGCAGTACGGTCTTATAACCTTTATATTCGTGCTTTTCACTCTGCTGATAATGATACTGACAGCGACAGCAAATACTATCGACAGCGATTCGCTGCTGTATCTGCTGAGTGTTAAGCGGAGCGATGTTTATCTGACCGACAGTGAGCGAGGCATGGAGATAATAGGAGGGTTAAAAACTCCCGATGAAGCATCGGCAGAGATAGAAAAGATACTTGCCGAAAACGATATGCCCGGAAAGGTCTGGGCTGAACCATGGTATCAGCTGAACGTTGAGTATGAGGGCAAGAACACAAATCTCAGTTTTCTGCAATGCGGCAAGACGGATACAACAGATTACGAGTATAGCGAAGGCACAGCGCCGATGTACACCAATGAGGTAGCTTTTGCCGAGGCTGCCGCAAAGAAGATAGGCATAGGTATTGGCGATACTGTTAAGATTACTATTGACGGCAGTACAGATGAATATCTGGTATCCGCACTGTTCCAGAGTTTTGACCAGATGGGCATGGTAGGCAGACTGCATCAGGATATCGAGATAAAGGAAACATCACCATCTTCAATATTTGCATTCCAGATAGATTTTGATGATCATCCAAGCAAGGAAGTTATCGACGAACGCAGGGAAAAGCTGAAAGACATCATGAATATCAGTATTGTCGAGGATTCAAGAGAATTTACGAAAAGCAGTATGGGTGTCGGTGATACTATGTCAACAGTAAGAGATCTCGCACTGATGCTTGCGGTAGTGATCATTGTACTGATAAGTGTGCTTATGGAGCGTTCATTCATCGCAAAGGAAAGATCTGAGATAGCATTGATGAAAGCTATCGGTTTCAAGGAACGCTCGGTAGTTGCACACCATACACTGCGTTTTCTGGTCATTTCGATACTTGCAGTTCTTATTTCAGCATCACTTTGCGTGCCTTTCACAAAGCTGACTATGGACCCGATATTCGGTATGCTGGGTGTTATGAACAGCGTTGAATACAAGTTCGATATCTTTTCGATGTTTGTTATTTATCCCGCGGTGATCATAGCTGTAACAGTGGTGAGCGTACTTTTAACATCGCTTTATACAAGTAAGGTCAGGGCTTCGGATACTTCAAGCATCGAATAA
- a CDS encoding HAMP domain-containing sensor histidine kinase: MKSFDKLIVFFVVIMIVLTASVDHILLKDRGETSEYYLVEVNRVKHRLDAGEKVSADDFTAITGIYDIDADDEAAFDSKREYVICKAGDRLYRIEYDDKTENGRRRSFVAVNIAFIAVTVIGLAVLLYLRSKMIKPFNRISELPYELSKGNLTDPLKEDKSRYFGKFVWGLDMLREKLESSKQKEFEHAKAEKTMILSLSHDIKTPLSSIKLYSKALARGLYTDPQKLDEIYGSIGEKADEIERYLEEIIKHSSDDFISFEVENRDFYLSQVIDSVESFYQSKLSLNGTELTLENYTDCLIYGDPDRLTEVLQNIIENAIKYGDGKNISIVFSDEEDCRLVTVKNGGCELPKNELDHIFDSFWRGSNTNGKQGSGLGLYICRRLMNSMHGDIFADINDGYMFVTAVCRKS; the protein is encoded by the coding sequence ATGAAAAGCTTCGACAAGCTTATAGTATTCTTCGTTGTGATAATGATAGTGCTGACAGCTTCAGTTGACCATATACTGCTTAAAGACCGCGGGGAGACTTCTGAGTATTACCTTGTTGAGGTCAACAGAGTGAAACATCGGCTTGATGCGGGTGAAAAAGTCAGCGCTGATGATTTTACTGCCATAACAGGCATCTATGATATCGATGCAGATGATGAAGCGGCTTTTGATAGCAAGAGAGAGTACGTTATCTGCAAAGCGGGGGATAGACTTTACAGGATAGAGTATGATGACAAAACTGAAAACGGCAGAAGGAGATCATTTGTCGCTGTGAACATTGCTTTTATCGCTGTTACGGTAATAGGTCTTGCTGTACTGCTGTATCTCAGAAGCAAGATGATTAAGCCTTTCAATCGTATTAGCGAACTGCCCTATGAGCTTTCAAAGGGCAATCTGACAGACCCACTAAAAGAGGACAAGAGCAGGTATTTCGGCAAATTTGTCTGGGGACTTGATATGCTGAGAGAGAAGCTGGAATCTTCAAAGCAGAAAGAGTTTGAACACGCGAAAGCCGAAAAGACAATGATACTTTCCCTTTCACATGATATCAAAACTCCGCTATCGTCCATCAAACTTTATTCAAAAGCGCTGGCAAGAGGGCTGTACACCGATCCGCAAAAGCTTGATGAGATCTACGGCAGTATCGGTGAAAAGGCTGACGAGATAGAACGTTATCTCGAAGAGATAATCAAGCATTCATCTGATGATTTTATAAGCTTTGAGGTGGAGAACCGTGACTTCTATCTGTCACAGGTGATCGATAGCGTGGAATCATTCTACCAAAGCAAGCTTTCGCTGAACGGAACAGAATTAACACTGGAAAACTACACTGACTGCTTGATATACGGCGACCCTGACCGACTTACCGAGGTACTGCAAAACATCATTGAAAACGCCATCAAATACGGTGACGGCAAGAATATTTCGATCGTCTTTTCTGACGAAGAAGACTGTCGTCTTGTGACAGTGAAAAACGGCGGCTGTGAACTTCCGAAGAACGAACTTGACCATATATTCGACAGCTTCTGGAGAGGTTCTAACACAAATGGCAAACAGGGAAGCGGGCTTGGTCTGTATATATGCCGCAGGCTGATGAACAGTATGCACGGCGATATCTTTGCCGATATAAACGACGGTTATATGTTCGTTACCGCCGTATGCCGCAAAAGCTGA